A window of Rhodococcus sp. SGAir0479 contains these coding sequences:
- a CDS encoding alpha/beta hydrolase: MTSGEHVRTDLDPALHAVAAAVANSGLAPMVELGPEDARARVRGSAQSCAPGPEVAEVSTHRIGAGVGVRLYRPSASTAAGTIVHFHGGGWVTGDLDYADATCRMLADEAGVAVVSVDYRLAPEHPFPAAIDDAESVMDWVAAGSESLTGPVVVSGDSAGGNLAAVCAARSRTGAGPDVIGQVLIYPVVDTDLGRESYAANSGVFLGTREMAWFLDHYCPDAADRSSPLVSPLRDTDLSGLPPTVVVVGGHDPLRDEGVEYAERLTARGVAVELLEFPSLPHGFLQFTGVSAAAADAAARIVRAAAALFDHRGAQERATQGGVHA, encoded by the coding sequence ATGACAAGTGGCGAACACGTTCGAACCGATCTGGACCCCGCACTGCACGCGGTGGCGGCCGCGGTCGCGAACTCGGGGCTCGCGCCCATGGTGGAACTCGGCCCGGAGGACGCCCGCGCGCGGGTCCGCGGCTCGGCGCAGTCCTGCGCCCCCGGCCCAGAGGTCGCGGAGGTCTCGACGCATCGGATCGGTGCCGGAGTGGGGGTGCGGCTGTACCGGCCGTCGGCGTCGACCGCGGCGGGGACGATCGTCCACTTCCACGGAGGCGGGTGGGTGACGGGTGATCTGGACTACGCGGACGCGACGTGCCGGATGCTCGCCGACGAAGCTGGCGTGGCCGTCGTGAGTGTGGACTACCGACTCGCCCCGGAGCATCCGTTCCCGGCGGCGATCGACGACGCGGAATCCGTGATGGACTGGGTGGCAGCGGGTTCCGAGAGCCTGACCGGTCCCGTCGTCGTGTCCGGCGACAGTGCGGGAGGCAACCTGGCGGCCGTGTGTGCGGCCCGGTCCCGAACCGGGGCCGGTCCGGACGTGATCGGCCAGGTACTGATCTACCCGGTCGTGGACACGGACCTGGGGCGCGAGTCGTACGCCGCGAACTCCGGCGTCTTCCTGGGTACCCGGGAGATGGCGTGGTTCCTCGATCACTACTGCCCGGACGCGGCCGACCGCTCGTCACCGCTCGTATCCCCGCTGCGGGACACCGATCTGTCCGGGCTGCCGCCCACCGTCGTGGTCGTCGGCGGGCACGACCCCCTCCGCGACGAGGGGGTCGAGTACGCCGAGCGACTGACGGCTCGCGGCGTCGCGGTGGAGCTGCTCGAGTTCCCGTCGCTGCCGCACGGGTTCCTGCAGTTCACCGGCGTGTCGGCCGCGGCCGCCGATGCGGCCGCCAGGATCGTCCGGGCTGCCGCGGCACTGTTCGATCACCGAGGCGCACAGGAGCGCGCGACCCAGGGAGGCGTCCATGCATGA
- a CDS encoding TetR/AcrR family transcriptional regulator produces the protein MGAGEQSDRPVLPDPAALPKGQRERRRRIIDAASELLVAHDFERIQIRDVAERSGVALGTVYRYFGSKEHLYAAVLLDWSESDPIKHGAAPDPGLPPAERMRIRLHHSVERFEQYPTFLRLQNVLRQSTDPIVRALFAEFSARVLASFRDHLPDLPADDAADIVAIVTAVLAHELILFGLGRQDVAEVHRLLDRTVDLVFAQRVQA, from the coding sequence GTGGGTGCAGGCGAGCAATCGGACCGGCCGGTGCTGCCCGACCCGGCAGCGTTGCCGAAGGGGCAGCGGGAGCGGCGCCGTCGCATCATCGATGCGGCGAGCGAGCTGCTGGTGGCCCACGACTTCGAGCGCATCCAGATTCGCGACGTCGCCGAACGGTCCGGAGTCGCGCTCGGAACCGTCTACCGGTACTTCGGGTCCAAGGAGCACCTCTACGCGGCGGTGCTGCTCGACTGGTCCGAGAGCGACCCGATCAAGCACGGCGCGGCTCCCGACCCGGGGCTGCCGCCGGCCGAGCGGATGCGGATCCGTCTGCACCATTCGGTCGAGCGCTTCGAGCAGTACCCGACCTTCCTGCGACTGCAGAACGTGCTGCGCCAGTCCACCGACCCGATCGTGCGCGCGCTTTTCGCCGAGTTCTCGGCGCGGGTGCTCGCGTCCTTCCGCGACCATCTCCCGGACCTGCCGGCCGACGACGCGGCCGACATCGTCGCAATCGTCACCGCGGTGCTCGCCCACGAACTGATCCTGTTCGGGCTCGGGCGGCAGGACGTCGCCGAGGTGCATCGCCTGCTCGACCGGACCGTCGACCTGGTCTTCGCGCAGCGCGTGCAGGCCTGA
- a CDS encoding flavin-containing monooxygenase — protein sequence MSNTTPPDPDYDVVVVGAGFAGLYALHSLRRRGLSVRLFEAGDGVGGTWFWNRYPGARCDVDSADYSYSFDDDLQQEWVWTERYPTQPEILRYLEHVTDRFGLREDITFGTRVVSAHFDEADGLWTIGTAANAAVTARWTIMATGALSAARLPDTAGLQSFGGRILHTAQWPTGGVDLRGRRVGVIGTGSSGVQAIPLIAQQADRLTVFQRTPGFVIPARNRPLRTDELAAIKADYPARRRLQRESHGGWILPPPVGAALETAPEVRTKEYESRWAAGGLAFQTTFGDVMTNLAANETAAEFVRSKIRETVSDPATAEALCPTGYPFGAKRVCIGTDYYETYNRDNVGLVDLRSDPIREIVPEGVRTESGVHELDALVFATGFDALTGALGAVDIRGRGGVTLRESWHDGPRTYLGVAVAGFPNLFVITGPGSPSVLSNVVVSIEQHVEWVVDYLDHMRANGARFAEATTQAQDAWTEHLTTVADGSLYLRADSWYLGANVPGKPRIFMPYLGGVGNFRALCTQIAADGYRGFTTSADLA from the coding sequence ATGTCGAACACCACGCCACCCGATCCCGATTACGACGTCGTCGTGGTAGGGGCCGGATTCGCCGGCCTCTACGCCCTGCACAGCCTGCGCCGGCGCGGGCTGAGCGTGCGCCTGTTCGAGGCGGGTGACGGCGTGGGTGGGACGTGGTTCTGGAATCGGTACCCCGGCGCGCGGTGCGACGTCGACAGCGCCGACTACTCGTACTCCTTCGACGACGACCTGCAGCAGGAATGGGTGTGGACCGAACGCTATCCGACACAGCCGGAGATCCTGCGCTACCTCGAGCACGTCACCGACCGGTTCGGGTTGCGGGAGGACATCACGTTCGGCACCCGTGTGGTGTCGGCGCACTTCGACGAGGCCGACGGGCTGTGGACGATCGGCACGGCGGCGAACGCGGCCGTCACCGCCCGCTGGACGATCATGGCGACGGGTGCGCTCTCGGCGGCCCGTCTCCCTGACACCGCCGGCCTGCAGTCGTTCGGTGGACGGATCCTGCACACGGCGCAGTGGCCCACCGGCGGTGTCGATCTGCGCGGCCGACGGGTGGGCGTGATCGGCACCGGCTCGTCGGGTGTCCAGGCGATCCCGCTCATCGCCCAGCAGGCGGATCGGCTCACGGTATTCCAGCGGACACCGGGGTTCGTGATCCCGGCCCGCAACCGTCCGCTCCGGACCGACGAACTGGCCGCGATCAAGGCCGACTATCCCGCCCGGCGCCGGTTGCAGCGCGAATCGCACGGTGGATGGATCCTGCCGCCTCCCGTGGGAGCCGCTCTCGAGACCGCCCCCGAGGTCCGCACCAAGGAGTACGAGAGCCGTTGGGCTGCAGGTGGTCTGGCGTTCCAGACCACGTTCGGGGACGTCATGACGAATCTCGCGGCGAACGAGACCGCCGCGGAGTTCGTCCGATCGAAGATCCGCGAGACCGTGTCCGACCCGGCGACGGCGGAAGCGCTGTGCCCCACGGGATATCCGTTCGGCGCCAAGCGCGTCTGCATCGGCACCGACTACTACGAGACCTACAACCGCGACAACGTCGGACTCGTCGACCTGCGCTCCGACCCGATCCGGGAGATCGTGCCCGAGGGTGTGCGCACCGAGTCGGGTGTGCACGAACTCGACGCGCTGGTGTTCGCCACCGGATTCGATGCCCTCACCGGGGCCCTCGGCGCCGTCGACATCCGCGGGCGCGGCGGGGTGACGCTGCGCGAGTCCTGGCACGACGGCCCGCGCACGTACCTGGGTGTCGCGGTGGCCGGGTTCCCCAACCTGTTCGTCATCACCGGTCCGGGCAGCCCCTCGGTGCTCTCGAACGTCGTGGTCTCGATCGAACAGCACGTCGAGTGGGTCGTCGACTACCTCGACCACATGCGCGCGAACGGTGCCCGGTTCGCCGAGGCCACGACGCAGGCGCAGGACGCGTGGACCGAACACCTCACGACGGTCGCGGACGGGAGCCTCTACCTGCGGGCCGACTCGTGGTATCTCGGCGCCAACGTGCCGGGCAAGCCGCGGATCTTCATGCCGTACCTCGGGGGCGTGGGCAACTTCCGCGCGCTCTGTACGCAGATCGCGGCCGACGGCTATCGCGGGTTCACCACGTCCGCCGACCTCGCCTGA
- the ilvD gene encoding dihydroxy-acid dehydratase, with product MTTPQDTPDIKPRSRDVTDGLEKTAARGMLRAVGMGDDDWDKPQIGIGSSWNEITPCNLSLDRLAGACKDGVFAAGGYPLEFGTISVSDGISMGHEGMHFSLVSREVIADSVETVMQAERLDGSVLLAGCDKSLPGMLMAAARLNLASVFLYAGSILPGVAKLSDGTEKEVTIIDAFEAVGACSRGLMSREDVDAIERAICPGEGACGGMYTANTMACAAEALGMSLPGSAAPPATDRRRDGFARRSGQAVVELLRRGITTADILTKEAFENAIAVVMAFGGSTNAVLHLLAIAHEAEVPLTLDDFARVGARVPHLADVKPFGRHVMIDVDRIGGVPVIMKSLLDAGLLHGDCLTVTGRTLAENLAEIAPPDPDGKVLRALTSPIHPTGGITILKGSLAPGGAVVKSAGFDSSVFEGTARVFDRERAAMDALEDGTITAGDVVVIRYEGPKGGPGMREMLAITAAIKGAGLGKDVLLLTDGRFSGGTTGLCVGHVAPEAVDAGPIAFVRDGDRIRLDVANGVLDLVVDDEELATRRSGWEPLPPRYTRGVLAKYTKLVGSASGGAVCG from the coding sequence GTGACCACGCCGCAGGACACCCCGGACATCAAGCCGCGCAGTCGGGACGTCACCGACGGCCTCGAGAAGACCGCCGCCCGCGGCATGCTGCGCGCCGTCGGGATGGGCGACGACGACTGGGACAAGCCGCAGATCGGGATCGGCTCGTCGTGGAACGAGATCACCCCGTGCAACCTGTCCCTCGATCGGCTCGCGGGCGCCTGCAAGGACGGCGTGTTCGCGGCCGGCGGCTACCCGCTCGAGTTCGGCACCATCTCCGTCTCGGACGGCATCTCGATGGGGCACGAGGGCATGCACTTCTCGCTCGTGTCCCGGGAGGTGATCGCCGACAGCGTCGAGACGGTGATGCAGGCCGAACGCCTCGACGGCTCGGTCCTGCTGGCCGGCTGCGACAAGTCGCTGCCCGGGATGCTGATGGCCGCCGCCCGGCTGAATCTGGCGAGCGTCTTCCTGTATGCCGGTTCGATCCTGCCCGGTGTCGCGAAACTGTCGGACGGCACCGAGAAGGAAGTCACGATCATCGATGCGTTCGAGGCGGTGGGGGCGTGCTCGCGTGGGCTGATGAGCCGCGAGGACGTCGACGCGATCGAGCGCGCCATCTGCCCTGGGGAGGGCGCGTGTGGCGGCATGTACACCGCGAACACGATGGCGTGCGCGGCCGAGGCGCTCGGCATGTCGCTGCCCGGCAGCGCCGCTCCCCCGGCCACCGACCGCCGTCGCGACGGCTTTGCCCGACGCAGCGGGCAGGCCGTGGTGGAACTGTTGCGCCGCGGCATCACCACCGCCGACATCCTCACCAAGGAGGCGTTCGAGAACGCGATCGCGGTGGTCATGGCGTTCGGCGGATCCACCAACGCGGTGCTGCACCTGCTCGCGATCGCCCACGAGGCCGAGGTTCCGCTGACGCTCGACGACTTCGCCCGCGTCGGTGCCCGCGTCCCGCATCTCGCGGACGTCAAACCCTTCGGCCGCCACGTCATGATCGATGTGGACCGCATCGGCGGTGTCCCGGTGATCATGAAGTCGTTGCTCGATGCCGGTCTGCTGCACGGCGACTGCCTCACGGTCACCGGCCGCACCCTCGCCGAGAATCTCGCCGAGATCGCTCCGCCCGACCCGGACGGCAAGGTGTTGCGGGCGCTCACCTCTCCGATCCACCCGACCGGCGGCATCACGATCCTGAAGGGATCGCTGGCGCCGGGTGGGGCGGTCGTGAAGTCCGCGGGCTTCGACTCGTCGGTGTTCGAGGGCACCGCGCGGGTGTTCGACCGCGAACGCGCCGCGATGGACGCGCTCGAGGACGGCACCATCACGGCCGGCGACGTCGTGGTGATCCGCTACGAAGGCCCCAAGGGCGGACCGGGCATGCGGGAGATGCTGGCGATCACCGCCGCGATCAAGGGCGCGGGCCTGGGCAAGGACGTCCTGCTCCTGACCGACGGCCGGTTCTCGGGTGGCACCACCGGACTGTGCGTGGGCCACGTCGCCCCCGAGGCCGTCGACGCCGGACCCATCGCGTTCGTGCGCGACGGCGACCGCATCCGGCTGGACGTCGCGAACGGCGTCCTCGACCTCGTGGTCGACGACGAGGAGCTCGCCACCCGCCGGAGCGGGTGGGAGCCCCTGCCGCCGCGCTACACGCGCGGGGTGCTGGCCAAATACACCAAGCTGGTCGGTTCCGCCTCCGGCGGCGCCGTGTGCGGCTGA